Proteins found in one Vicia villosa cultivar HV-30 ecotype Madison, WI unplaced genomic scaffold, Vvil1.0 ctg.002996F_1_1, whole genome shotgun sequence genomic segment:
- the LOC131640187 gene encoding protein DMP3-like, producing MNQSYSSFLNMSLKQRRSGKQSAEAEDNSINDADHAGAGGSSSEAAHGIISSSSSSSSLSRRALSGALTGTASLAKLLPTGTLMAFQILIPVFTNKGVCDHVTHILTFLLLLLLAFSCILACFTDTVKSSDGRRIYHGIATFKGLWLFDYSPVDDKSSILPDLTKYKIRIMDFVHAFLSVLVFFAVALSDKNVLTCYYPKPGEETKEVLDIVPLGIGTLCSLLFIVFPSTRHGIGYPLTSAPK from the coding sequence ATGAATCAATCATATAGTTCCTTCCTCAACATGTCACTGAAACAACGTCGATCCGGCAAGCAATCTGCAGAAGCAGAAGACAACAGTATTAATGATGCTGATCATGCTGGTGCAGGTGGATCATCATCGGAAGCAGCACATGGAATCATTAGCTCCTCCTCTTCATCATCTTCCTTATCGAGACGTGCACTGTCTGGAGCACTGACAGGAACAGCCAGCTTAGCAAAACTGCTTCCAACCGGAACCCTCATGGCATTCCAGATTCTGATTCCGGTGTTCACAAACAAAGGAGTATGCGACCATGTTACACACATCCTCACATTTCTACTCCTCCTCTTGCTAGCCTTCTCTTGCATCCTCGCGTGTTTCACCGATACGGTGAAATCCTCAGACGGAAGAAGAATCTACCATGGTATAGCAACATTCAAGGGACTGTGGCTATTTGACTACTCGCCGGTTGACGACAAATCATCCATCTTACCCGATTTGACAAAGTATAAGATTAGAATCATGGACTTTGTTCATGCGTTTTTATCTGTACTTGTGTTCTTTGCAGTTGCATTGAGTGACAAGAATGTGTTGACATGTTATTACCCGAAACCAGGAGAAGAGACAAAGGAGGTTCTGGATATTGTTCCTCTTGGAATTGGAACTCTATGCAGTTTGCTGTTTATTGTTTTTCCTTCCACCAGACATGGGATTGGCTACCCTCTTACATCTGCACCAAAATAG
- the LOC131640189 gene encoding leucine-rich repeat receptor-like serine/threonine-protein kinase BAM3, translating to MVPFTLIFFTLFSALFSVLFSSVFSSTLRSDFHALVSLKQGFQFSNQVLNTWEDSNFTSICSWTGIQCRENRIVSLDLTDLNLFGSVSPSITSLDKLTHLSLAGNNFTGTIHLTNLTNLEFLNISNNMFNGHMDHWSFSTMQNLQVLDVYNNNFTSLLPLGLLTLNQTLKHLDLGGNFFFGEIPKTFGEFSSLEYLSLAGNDITGKIPGELGNLSNLKEIYLGYYNSFEGGIPIEFGKLTNLVHMDLSSCDLNGSIPKELGELRKLNTLYLHINQLSGSLPKHLGNLTELLYLDLSSNVLTGEIPFEFMNLKNLKLINLFLNRFHGSIPEYIADFPDLETLGLWMNNFTGEIPYKLGLNGKIRVLDLSSNKLTGVIPPNLCSSNQLNILILLNNFLFGPIPEGLGTCYSLTRVRLGENYLNGSIPNGFLYLPKLNLAELKNNYLSGTLLENGNGSSFSQSKPVCLEQLDLSNNALSGPLPHSLSNFTSLQILFLGGNQFSGPIPSSIGGLNQVLKLDLSRNLLSGEIPPDIGNCVHLTYLDMSQNNLSGSIPPLFSNIRILNYLNLSRNHLNQSIPKSIGTMKSLTVADFSFNEFSGKLPESGQFSFFNASAFAGNPKLCGSLLNNPCKLTGMKSTPGKKSNADFKLIFALGLLMCSLVFVIAAILKAKSFKKNGPGSWKMTAFKKLEFTVSDILECVKDGNVIGRGGAGIVYHGKMPNGVEIAVKKLLGFGANSHDHGFRAEIQTLGNIRHRNIVRLLAFCSNKETNLLVYEYMRNGSLGEALHGKKGAFLSWNFRYKISIDSAKGLCYLHHDCSPLILHRDVKSNNILLSSNFEAHVADFGLAKFLVDGAASECMSSIAGSYGYIAPEYAYTLRVDEKSDVYSFGVVLLELLTGKKPVGDFGEGVDLVQWCKKATNGRREQVINIIDSRLMVVPREEAMHMFFIAMLCLEENSVQRPTMREVVQMLSEFPRQSQQQEHQQSSSSCSSSVNPPSKKLIQNHKLPCSPTFKHDLLV from the exons ATGGTTCCTTTTACCTTAATTTTCTTCACTCTGTTCTCTGCTCTGTTTTCTGTTCTGTTTTCCTCTGTTTTTTCATCTACTTTGCGTAGCGATTTTCATGCTTTGGTCAGTCTTAAACAAGGTTTTCAATTCTCAAACCAAGTTCTAAACACATGGGAAGATTCAAATTTCACTTCAATTTGTTCATGGACTGGAATTCAATGCCGGGAGAATCGAATAGTCTCTCTCGACTTAACCGATTTGAATCTGTTTGGCTCTGTTTCACCTTCAATTACATCACTTGACAAACTCACACACCTTTCTCTAGCAGGAAACAACTTCACAGGAACCATTCACCTCACAAACTTAACCAACCTTGAGTTTCTAAACATCTCCAACAACATGTTCAATGGTCACATGGATCATTGGAGCTTCTCCACCATGCAAAACCTTCAAGTCCTTGATGTCTACAACAACAATTTCACTTCATTGCTTCCATTAGGCCTTCTTACCTTGAACCAAACCCTCAAACACTTGGATCTTGGTGGTAACTTTTTCTTCGGCGAAATCCCGAAAACCTTTGGAGAATTTAGTTCTCTTGAGTATCTTTCACTGGCTGGAAATGACATCACAGGAAAAATCCCTGGTGAGCTAGGAAATCTGAGTAACTTGAAGGAAATCTACTTGGGCTATTACAATTCCTTTGAAGGTGGAATTCCAATCGAATTCGGAAAGTTAACAAACCTTGTTCATATGGATCTTTCAAGCTGTGATTTGAATGGTTCCATCCCAAAAGAGTTAGGTGAATTGAGAAAACTCAACACACTTTACTTGCATATAAACCAGCTTTCGGGTTCGTTACCAAAACATCTTGGTAACTTAACAGAACTTCTCTACCTCGATCTTTCGAGCAATGTACTCACCGGAGAAATTCCGTTCGAGTTCATGAATCTCAAGAATCTCAAGCTGATCAACCTTTTTTTAAACAGGTTTCATGGTTCAATACCGGAGTACATTGCGGATTTTCCTGATTTAGAAACTCTTGGTTTGTGGATGAACAATTTCACTGGCGAAATTCCATATAAACTCGGTCTCAACGGGAAGATTCGTGTCCTTGATTTATCGTCTAATAAACTCACTGGTGTTATTCCGCCGAATCTTTGTTCTTCAAACCAGCTTAACATTTTGATTCTTCTTAACAATTTTCTGTTTGGTCCTATACCAGAAGGTCTAGGAACATGTTATAGTCTCACTAGAGTGAGATTAGGAGAGAATTACCTTAATGGTAGTATTCCAAATGGTTTTCTTTATCTTCCTAAGCTAAATTTAGCTGAGTTGAAGAACAATTACTTGTCTGGAACATTGTTAGAAAATGGTAACGGTTCGTCTTTTTCTCAGTCGAAGCCTGTTTGTTTAGAACAGCTTGACTTGTCAAACAATGCTTTGTCTGGTCCTTTACCGCATTCGCTCTCGAATTTCACTTCGCTTCAAATACTTTTCCTTGGTGGAAACCAGTTTTCGGGTCCGATTCCAAGTTCCATTGGAGGACTTAACCAAGTGTTGAAGCTTGACCTTAGCAGAAACTTGTTATCGGGTGAAATTCCGCCCGATATCGGAAACTGTGTTCATCTTACCTATCTTGACATGAGCCAGAATAATCTTTCTGGTTCAATTCCACCGTTGTTTTCGAATATTCGTATTTTGAATTACTTGAACTTGTCCAGAAACCATTTGAACCAAAGCATACCAAAGTCAATAGGGACAATGAAAAGCCTCACTGTTGCTGATTTCTCCTTCAACGAATTCTCCGGTAAATTGCCCGAATCAGGCCAGTTTTCGTTCTTTAACGCGTCTGCGTTCGCAGGGAATCCTAAACTATGTGGCTCTCTATTGAACAATCCATGTAAATTGACAGGAATGAAGTCCACACCAGGAAAAAAAAGCAATGCAGATTTCAAGCTGATATTCGCGCTTGGGCTATTGATGTGTTCGTTAGTCTTTGTAATCGCAGCGATTCTAAAAGCCAAGTCATTCAAAAAGAATGGCCCTGGTTCTTGGAAGATGACTGCTTTCAAAAAGCTCGAGTTCACCGTTTCAGACATCCTTGAATGCGTGAAAGACGGTAACGTGATAGGAAGAGGAGGCGCAGGGATAGTTTACCACGGAAAAATGCCGAATGGAGTAGAAATAGCAGTAAAAAAACTACTCGGGTTCGGCGCAAATAGCCACGATCATGGTTTTAGAGCTGAAATTCAAACACTTGGAAACATAAGACACAGAAACATTGTGAGACTACTTGCATTCTGTTCAAACAAAGAAACAAATCTTCTTGTGTATGAATACATGAGAAATGGGAGCTTAGGTGAAGCATTGCATGGAAAAAAAGGCGCATTCTTGAGTTGGAACTTTCGGTACAAGATATCTATTGATTCTGCTAAAGGACTATGCTATCTTCACCATGATTGTTCTCCATTGATCCTACACAGAGATGTGAAATCTAACAACATTTTGTTGAGTTCGAATTTTGAAGCGCATGTTGCTGATTTCGGGCTAGCAAAATTCTTGGTTGATGGTGCTGCTTCCGAATGCATGTCTTCAATTGCAGGATCATATGGTTACATTGCACCAG AATATGCATACACATTAAGAGTGGATGAAAAAAGTGATGTTTATAGTTTTGGAGTAGTTCTACTAGAGCTACTAACTGGTAAAAAACCAGTTGGTGATTTTGGAGAAGGAGTAGATCTTGTACAATGGTGCAAAAAAGCAACAAATGGAAGAAGAGAACAAGTCATCAACATAATCGATTCAAGACTCATGGTAGTGCCAAGAGAAGAAGCCATGCACATGTTCTTCATTGCAATGCTATGTTTAGAAGAAAACAGTGTTCAAAGACCAACCATGAGAGAAGTTGTTCAGATGCTTTCTGAATTTCCAAGACAATCacaacaacaagaacatcaacaatcttcttcttcatgttcttctagtGTTAATCCACCAAGCAAAAAGTTAATTCAGAATCATAAATTGCCTTGTTCTCCTACTTTTAAACATGATCTTTTggtttaa